One genomic window of Pseudomonas aeruginosa includes the following:
- a CDS encoding response regulator, whose translation MNDSAPPSNETEIRFSVLLVDDEPLILSSLRRLLRNQPYDLLLAESGEQALQLLESRPVDLVVSDARMPNMDGAALLAEIHRRSPETIRILLTGHADLPTIAKAINEGRIHHYLSKPWNDDELLLTLRQSLEYLHSERERRRLERLTQEQNDRLQQLNATLEKRVQARTAELQQTADMLDLAYEELKRSYVVGTEVFSLLVNQRLPKDKQTNQQIIELVRACCASGLVDESDGRDLAMAAALYNIGKLSWNDTLLSSPSDLLYHHDRDRFRGYPELSESLLMSLEPMQDAARLIRHHQEHWDGSGYPDHLKGEAIPLGSRLLKLAVDFVELQRGLILERRMNRDEALMYIRKYAGRLYDPELIEPFIQVCATTLADVTLADPQVRAHGTRDLVPGMVLARNLTANNGMLLLNAGKVLNLALIEKLIAFEAIEGARYTLFVRLPESTT comes from the coding sequence ATGAACGATAGCGCACCTCCTTCCAACGAGACGGAGATCCGCTTCAGCGTGCTGCTGGTCGACGACGAGCCGCTGATCCTCAGCAGCCTGCGCCGGCTGCTACGCAACCAGCCCTACGACCTGTTGCTGGCGGAGAGCGGCGAACAGGCCCTGCAACTGCTGGAAAGCCGGCCCGTGGACCTGGTGGTGTCCGACGCCCGCATGCCGAACATGGACGGCGCTGCCCTGCTCGCGGAAATCCATCGCCGCTCCCCGGAAACCATTCGCATCCTGCTCACCGGCCATGCCGACCTGCCAACCATCGCCAAGGCCATCAATGAAGGGCGCATCCACCATTACCTGAGCAAGCCGTGGAACGACGACGAGTTGCTGCTGACCCTGCGCCAGTCGCTCGAATACCTGCATTCCGAGCGCGAGCGGCGGCGCCTGGAGCGACTTACCCAGGAGCAGAACGACCGCCTCCAGCAACTCAACGCCACGCTGGAAAAGCGCGTTCAGGCGCGCACCGCCGAACTGCAGCAGACCGCCGACATGCTCGACCTCGCCTATGAGGAGCTAAAGCGCAGCTACGTGGTCGGCACCGAAGTCTTCTCGCTGCTGGTCAACCAGCGCCTGCCCAAGGACAAGCAGACCAACCAGCAAATCATCGAACTGGTCCGCGCCTGCTGTGCCAGCGGCCTCGTCGACGAATCGGATGGTCGCGACCTGGCGATGGCCGCGGCGCTCTACAACATCGGCAAGCTAAGCTGGAACGACACCCTGCTCAGCTCGCCCTCGGACCTGCTCTATCACCACGACCGCGATCGTTTCCGCGGCTACCCGGAACTCAGCGAGTCGCTGCTGATGTCGCTGGAACCGATGCAGGACGCCGCCCGCCTGATTCGCCATCACCAGGAGCACTGGGACGGCAGCGGCTATCCGGACCACCTCAAGGGCGAGGCCATTCCCCTGGGCTCGCGCCTCTTGAAGCTGGCGGTGGATTTCGTCGAGCTGCAGCGCGGACTGATCCTCGAACGGCGCATGAATCGCGACGAAGCACTGATGTACATCCGCAAATACGCCGGCCGGCTGTACGACCCCGAGCTGATCGAACCGTTCATCCAGGTCTGCGCGACGACCCTTGCCGATGTCACCCTGGCCGATCCGCAAGTCCGTGCCCATGGCACCCGCGACCTGGTTCCGGGCATGGTGCTGGCGCGCAACCTCACCGCCAACAACGGCATGCTGCTGCTCAACGCGGGCAAGGTCCTGAACCTGGCGCTGATCGAGAAGCTGATCGCCTTCGAAGCGATCGAAGGCGCACGCTACACGCTGTTCGTGCGCCTCCCGGAGTCGACGACCTAG
- a CDS encoding methyl-accepting chemotaxis protein, translating to MNIRQRILASGAIGIVAVVLLGGVGFWGQLRLGKALSENELSVNALRNHMEGDMMHDALRADVLAAFVVQPGDGAAAEQVRQDLQEHSQWFRKVVEQNQGLPLNDAIHQALVELRPDLEAYIGAAESIVGKALLDPVAARAELPQFVQAFKELEGRNEALSSLIEKHVEQTNRAREDSMRYSAWMLAGGILVACLVLGQLCRQLLRAVLQPLRKLVSSARVIAQGNLQEPIGVDSNDEAGQLQRALGEMQENLRQMITIIRQESEELHDTSQSIGQTSQSIVHGASQQADSATSMAASMEEMITNISQISDHADNARVISAKSEELASSGGQVILNVVEGMSRIADVVNQSSTSITALGQSSDEIHSIIQVIKGIAEQTNLLALNAAIEAARAGEAGRGFAVVADEVRGLAARTTQSTQEITAMIERIRASTGQAINSMEAGVSRVNEGVSFARQAGVSINEILDGTRHAASVVDEISQTIREQSRASDEIAQRVELIAQRSQQNTQAMHEMAATARRLNEVAATMRSSVERFKI from the coding sequence ATGAACATTCGGCAGAGAATCCTCGCTTCGGGCGCCATCGGCATCGTGGCTGTGGTGCTGCTAGGCGGGGTCGGCTTCTGGGGGCAATTGCGGTTGGGCAAGGCGCTGTCGGAGAACGAGCTGAGCGTCAATGCGCTGCGCAACCACATGGAAGGCGACATGATGCACGACGCCTTGCGCGCCGACGTCCTGGCGGCGTTCGTGGTCCAGCCCGGCGACGGCGCGGCGGCCGAGCAGGTCCGCCAGGACCTGCAGGAGCACAGCCAGTGGTTTCGCAAGGTGGTCGAGCAGAACCAGGGGCTGCCTCTCAACGACGCCATCCACCAGGCGCTGGTCGAGTTGCGGCCCGACCTGGAAGCCTACATCGGCGCCGCCGAGAGCATCGTCGGCAAGGCGTTGCTCGATCCCGTGGCGGCGCGGGCCGAGCTGCCGCAGTTCGTCCAGGCCTTCAAGGAGCTGGAAGGGCGCAACGAAGCGCTCAGCAGCCTGATCGAGAAACACGTCGAGCAGACCAACCGGGCGCGCGAAGACAGCATGCGCTATTCCGCCTGGATGCTCGCGGGCGGCATCCTGGTCGCCTGCCTGGTCCTTGGACAGCTCTGTCGCCAGTTGCTGCGCGCCGTCCTGCAGCCGCTGCGCAAACTGGTCTCATCGGCCCGGGTGATCGCCCAGGGCAACCTGCAGGAGCCGATCGGCGTCGACAGCAATGACGAGGCCGGCCAGTTGCAGCGGGCGTTGGGCGAGATGCAGGAGAACCTGCGGCAGATGATCACCATCATCCGCCAGGAAAGCGAAGAGCTCCACGACACCTCCCAATCCATCGGCCAGACCTCGCAGTCGATCGTCCACGGCGCCAGCCAACAGGCCGACAGCGCCACCAGCATGGCCGCGAGCATGGAAGAGATGATCACCAATATCTCGCAGATTTCCGACCACGCCGACAACGCCAGGGTGATCTCGGCCAAGTCCGAGGAGCTGGCCAGCAGTGGCGGGCAGGTGATCCTCAACGTGGTGGAAGGGATGAGCCGCATCGCCGACGTGGTCAACCAGTCCTCCACCAGCATCACCGCTCTCGGCCAGTCGTCGGACGAGATCCATTCGATCATCCAGGTGATCAAGGGGATCGCCGAGCAGACCAACCTGCTGGCGTTGAACGCCGCCATCGAGGCGGCGCGGGCCGGAGAGGCCGGGCGCGGTTTCGCCGTGGTCGCCGACGAGGTACGCGGGCTGGCGGCGCGGACCACCCAGTCGACCCAGGAGATCACCGCGATGATCGAGCGCATCCGCGCCAGCACGGGGCAAGCGATCAACAGCATGGAGGCCGGCGTGAGCCGGGTCAACGAGGGGGTGTCGTTCGCCCGCCAGGCAGGGGTGTCGATCAACGAGATCCTCGATGGAACCCGTCATGCCGCGTCGGTGGTCGATGAGATTTCCCAGACCATCCGCGAGCAGTCGCGCGCCAGTGATGAAATCGCCCAGCGCGTGGAACTCATCGCCCAGCGTTCGCAGCAGAACACCCAGGCGATGCACGAGATGGCCGCCACCGCCAGGCGCCTGAACGAGGTTGCAGCGACCATGCGCTCGTCGGTGGAGCGCTTCAAGATCTGA
- a CDS encoding nitroreductase family protein has protein sequence MSDAFLSSIKNRRTIYALDKQLPVSQEKIVELVKEAVSHSPSAFNSQSSRVVVLFGAEHEQFWNIAKDELKKIVPADAFAATETKLNSFAAGAGTVLFFEDQTVVRQLQEQFALYADNFPVWSEQASGMAQFAVWTALAEHKVGASLQHYNPLVDAQTHKTWNLPESWKLRAQMPFGAIAAPAGEKAFIAESERFKVFGN, from the coding sequence ATGTCTGACGCATTCCTCTCCTCCATCAAGAACCGCCGCACCATCTACGCCCTGGACAAGCAACTGCCCGTCTCCCAGGAGAAAATCGTCGAACTGGTCAAGGAGGCCGTCTCGCACAGCCCTTCCGCGTTCAACTCGCAGAGCTCGCGGGTGGTCGTCCTGTTCGGCGCCGAGCACGAGCAGTTCTGGAACATCGCCAAGGACGAGTTGAAGAAGATCGTTCCCGCCGACGCTTTCGCCGCCACCGAAACCAAGCTCAATTCCTTCGCCGCCGGTGCCGGCACCGTACTGTTCTTCGAAGACCAGACGGTAGTGCGCCAGCTTCAGGAGCAGTTCGCCCTCTACGCCGACAACTTCCCGGTGTGGTCGGAGCAGGCCAGCGGCATGGCCCAGTTCGCGGTCTGGACCGCCCTCGCCGAGCACAAGGTCGGCGCCAGCCTGCAGCACTACAACCCGCTGGTAGATGCGCAGACCCACAAGACCTGGAACCTGCCGGAAAGCTGGAAGCTGCGCGCACAGATGCCTTTCGGCGCCATCGCCGCTCCGGCGGGCGAGAAAGCCTTCATCGCCGAAAGCGAACGCTTCAAGGTCTTCGGCAACTGA
- the alkB1 gene encoding alkane 1-monooxygenase AlkB1, translating into MFENFSPSTMLAIKKYAYWLWLLLALSMPFNYWMAQDSAHPAFWAFSLVIAVFGIGPLLDMLFGRDPANPDEETQTPQLLGQGYYVLLTLATVPVLIGTLVWAAGVFVAFQEWGWLGRLGWILSMGTVMGAVGIVVAHELIHKDSALEQAAGGILLAAVCYAGFKVEHVRGHHVHVSTPEDASSARFGQSVYQFLPHAYKYNFLNAWRLEAVRLRKKGLPVFGWQNELIWWYLLSLALLVGFGWAFGWLGMVFFLGQAFVAVTLLEIINYVEHYGLHRRKGEDGRYERTNHTHSWNSNFVFTNLVLFHLQRHSDHHAFAKRPYQVLRHYDDSPQMPSGYAGMVVLALIPPLWRAVMDPKVRAYYAGEEFQLTAEQSERPAAS; encoded by the coding sequence ATGTTTGAAAATTTCTCTCCCAGCACCATGCTGGCCATCAAGAAGTACGCCTATTGGCTCTGGCTGCTGCTGGCGTTGTCCATGCCGTTCAACTACTGGATGGCCCAGGACAGCGCGCATCCGGCCTTCTGGGCATTTTCCCTGGTGATTGCGGTATTCGGCATCGGGCCGCTGCTGGACATGCTGTTCGGCCGCGACCCGGCCAACCCCGACGAGGAAACGCAGACGCCGCAGTTGCTCGGCCAGGGCTATTACGTATTGCTGACCCTGGCCACGGTGCCGGTGCTCATCGGTACGCTGGTGTGGGCCGCTGGCGTGTTCGTCGCTTTCCAGGAGTGGGGCTGGCTCGGCCGGTTGGGCTGGATCCTCTCGATGGGCACGGTGATGGGAGCGGTGGGGATCGTCGTCGCCCATGAGCTGATCCACAAGGACTCGGCGCTGGAGCAGGCTGCCGGCGGCATTCTGCTGGCCGCCGTGTGCTACGCGGGGTTCAAGGTCGAGCATGTGCGCGGCCACCATGTGCATGTGTCTACGCCGGAGGACGCTTCGTCGGCGCGTTTCGGCCAGTCGGTCTACCAGTTCCTGCCGCATGCCTACAAGTACAACTTCCTCAACGCCTGGCGCCTTGAAGCGGTGCGGCTGCGCAAGAAGGGCCTGCCGGTGTTCGGCTGGCAGAACGAACTGATCTGGTGGTACCTGCTGAGCCTGGCGTTGCTGGTCGGTTTCGGTTGGGCGTTCGGCTGGCTGGGGATGGTTTTCTTCCTTGGCCAAGCGTTCGTCGCGGTGACCCTGCTGGAGATCATCAACTACGTCGAGCACTACGGCCTGCATCGGCGAAAGGGCGAGGACGGGCGCTACGAGCGGACCAACCATACCCACTCCTGGAACAGCAACTTCGTCTTCACCAACCTGGTCCTGTTCCATCTGCAACGGCATTCCGACCATCATGCCTTCGCCAAACGCCCCTATCAGGTCCTCCGTCATTATGACGATAGCCCGCAGATGCCCAGCGGTTATGCCGGGATGGTGGTGCTGGCGCTGATCCCGCCGCTGTGGCGGGCGGTCATGGACCCCAAGGTGCGGGCCTACTATGCGGGCGAAGAGTTCCAGTTGACGGCCGAACAGAGCGAGCGGCCGGCAGCTTCCTGA
- the lecA gene encoding PA-I galactophilic lectin: MAWKGEVLANNEAGQVTSIIYNPGDVITIVAAGWASYGPTQKWGPQGDREHPDQGLICHDAFCGALVMKIGNSGTIPVNTGLFRWVAPNNVQGAITLIYNDVPGTYGNNSGSFSVNIGKDQS, encoded by the coding sequence ATGGCTTGGAAAGGTGAGGTTCTGGCTAATAACGAAGCAGGGCAGGTAACGTCGATTATCTACAATCCGGGCGATGTCATTACCATCGTCGCCGCCGGTTGGGCCAGTTACGGACCTACCCAGAAATGGGGGCCGCAGGGCGATCGGGAGCATCCGGACCAAGGGCTGATCTGCCACGATGCGTTTTGTGGTGCGCTGGTCATGAAGATTGGCAACAGCGGAACCATTCCGGTCAATACCGGGTTGTTCCGTTGGGTTGCACCCAATAATGTCCAGGGTGCAATCACTCTTATCTACAACGACGTGCCCGGAACCTATGGCAATAACTCCGGCTCGTTCAGTGTCAATATTGGAAAGGATCAGTCCTGA
- a CDS encoding DMT family transporter, with amino-acid sequence MNDPIRRGTLEMTSAMLICGTIGWLVLLSGQPVLDVVFWRCVFGFATLLVACAALGFLRRGSLGREAFLLALLSGVFIVGNWVLLFASYSRASIAIGTAVYNVQPFMLVGLGAVFLGEKVTARKLGWLGLSFAGMLAIVSAHGDSDAPRGDYLFGILLALAAALLYAFAALIVKRLQGTPPHLIALIQVGTGVLMLAPLANLAELPRHVAPWASLATLGIVHTGLMYVLLYGAIQKLPTALTGALSFIYPVAAILVDWLVFEHRLSLAQWLGVAAILLAAAGMQQGWSVRLPRPAVRRG; translated from the coding sequence ATGAACGATCCGATCCGTCGCGGTACGCTGGAAATGACTTCGGCCATGCTGATCTGCGGCACCATTGGCTGGCTGGTGCTGCTCTCCGGGCAGCCCGTGCTGGACGTGGTGTTCTGGCGCTGCGTATTCGGTTTCGCCACGCTGCTGGTCGCCTGTGCCGCGCTGGGTTTCCTGCGCCGCGGCAGCCTGGGGCGCGAGGCGTTCCTGCTGGCGCTCCTCAGCGGGGTGTTCATCGTCGGCAACTGGGTATTGCTATTCGCATCCTACTCACGGGCTTCGATCGCCATCGGTACCGCGGTCTACAACGTCCAGCCGTTCATGCTGGTGGGGCTAGGCGCGGTGTTTCTCGGCGAGAAGGTCACTGCGCGCAAGCTGGGCTGGCTGGGGCTTTCGTTCGCCGGCATGCTGGCGATCGTCAGCGCCCACGGCGACAGCGACGCCCCGCGCGGGGACTACCTGTTCGGTATCCTCCTGGCGCTCGCTGCCGCGCTGCTGTATGCCTTTGCCGCGCTGATCGTGAAGCGCCTGCAAGGCACGCCGCCGCATCTTATCGCCTTGATCCAGGTGGGCACCGGCGTGCTGATGCTCGCACCGCTGGCGAACCTTGCCGAACTGCCCCGGCACGTTGCTCCCTGGGCCAGCCTGGCGACCCTGGGAATCGTCCATACCGGGCTGATGTACGTACTGCTCTACGGCGCCATTCAGAAATTGCCGACGGCGCTGACCGGTGCCTTGTCCTTCATCTATCCGGTCGCGGCGATCCTGGTGGACTGGCTGGTCTTCGAACATCGCCTGAGCCTGGCCCAGTGGCTTGGCGTGGCTGCCATCCTGCTCGCCGCGGCGGGCATGCAGCAGGGTTGGAGCGTGCGCCTGCCGAGGCCGGCGGTGCGTCGCGGCTGA
- a CDS encoding Lrp/AsnC family transcriptional regulator: MTDDIDQRLINALMADSRLSLKALAQVSGLSAPSVAERLRKLEERGVIRGYTLDVDPRCFGYQFQAIVRIRPLPGRLHEVERQIQDIAEFTECDKVTGDDCFIARLQVRSMEQLDTLLDRINGYAETNTAIVKKSPVKRRLPPMT, from the coding sequence ATGACCGACGACATCGACCAACGCCTGATCAACGCCCTCATGGCTGACTCGCGACTGTCCCTCAAGGCTCTCGCCCAGGTCAGCGGGCTATCGGCCCCGAGCGTCGCCGAACGCCTGCGCAAGCTGGAAGAACGCGGCGTGATCCGCGGCTACACCCTGGATGTCGACCCCCGCTGTTTCGGCTACCAATTCCAGGCGATCGTGCGCATCCGCCCCCTGCCCGGCAGGCTGCACGAGGTCGAGCGACAGATCCAGGACATCGCCGAGTTCACCGAGTGCGACAAGGTCACCGGTGACGACTGCTTCATCGCCCGCCTCCAGGTTCGTTCGATGGAACAGCTCGACACGCTGCTGGACAGGATCAACGGCTACGCGGAAACCAACACCGCCATCGTCAAGAAGTCCCCGGTTAAACGCCGGCTCCCCCCGATGACCTGA
- a CDS encoding ATP-binding protein — translation MHAAAGRAEVRIMETLPIRNRRLLVIDERQADRDRVCGLLQGTLGAESPPVAPERGYQVDTAGSAEEALGRIRSALQADAPYAVVFLGMPSVGADIPVLERFWRLDSRLQVVVHAPPADFPLLAPWAAEERLLLLGLPLQGQEVRQMAGNLSAKWNVTAHLQLQMSRMEAAIQEITREVGQAKEALEKEIGERKELESQLVQTEKLASIGHLAAGVAHEINNPISYVSSNYTTLEEHVRRLLEVLEAYEEARPAIRDEALARRLEQLGERVELAFVKEDVAVLLRESREGIGRVRKIVQDLKNFSRVDAEDDWQWTDLHQGIESTLNIVASELKYRADVVREYGDLPEVKCLPSQINQVVMNLVMNAAQAMGPERGRIVIRTGHTVEHAWIEVEDSGQGISPEILPRIFDPFFTTKPVGKGTGLGLSLSYGIVQKHGGTIEVRSQPGVGSAFRIVLPLESPGNLGGAHGN, via the coding sequence ATGCACGCGGCGGCTGGGCGAGCGGAGGTGCGGATCATGGAGACGTTACCCATCAGGAACCGGCGCTTGCTGGTGATCGATGAGCGGCAGGCGGATCGAGACCGTGTATGCGGGTTGTTGCAGGGAACCCTAGGGGCCGAATCGCCTCCCGTGGCGCCTGAGCGGGGCTACCAGGTGGATACGGCGGGAAGCGCCGAGGAGGCATTGGGGCGGATACGCTCGGCCCTCCAGGCCGATGCGCCGTATGCCGTGGTCTTCCTCGGGATGCCGTCGGTAGGCGCGGATATTCCCGTTCTCGAGCGGTTCTGGCGTCTCGACTCCCGCTTGCAGGTCGTGGTGCATGCGCCTCCCGCCGATTTTCCGCTATTGGCGCCGTGGGCTGCGGAAGAGCGCCTGTTGCTCCTCGGCCTGCCTTTGCAGGGACAGGAGGTCCGCCAGATGGCCGGCAATCTCAGCGCCAAGTGGAACGTGACGGCTCACCTCCAGTTGCAGATGAGCCGGATGGAGGCTGCCATCCAGGAGATCACCCGGGAAGTCGGCCAGGCCAAGGAGGCGCTGGAGAAAGAGATCGGCGAGCGCAAGGAACTGGAAAGCCAACTGGTGCAGACGGAGAAGCTTGCCTCGATCGGCCACCTGGCCGCCGGCGTCGCCCATGAGATCAATAACCCCATCAGCTACGTTTCCTCCAACTACACCACCCTGGAGGAGCACGTCAGGCGTTTGCTGGAGGTACTTGAAGCCTATGAAGAGGCTCGCCCCGCGATCCGCGACGAGGCGCTGGCAAGACGCCTGGAGCAGCTCGGCGAGCGGGTCGAACTGGCCTTCGTCAAGGAGGATGTCGCCGTGTTGCTGCGCGAATCCAGGGAAGGTATAGGGCGGGTGCGCAAGATCGTCCAGGACCTGAAGAACTTCTCCCGCGTCGACGCCGAGGACGACTGGCAGTGGACCGATCTGCACCAGGGGATCGAGTCGACCCTCAATATCGTCGCCAGCGAACTGAAGTACCGGGCCGACGTGGTCCGCGAATACGGCGATCTACCCGAGGTGAAGTGCCTGCCGTCGCAGATCAACCAGGTGGTGATGAACCTGGTGATGAACGCGGCCCAGGCGATGGGGCCGGAGCGGGGTCGCATCGTGATTCGCACGGGGCATACCGTGGAGCATGCCTGGATCGAAGTGGAAGACTCGGGGCAGGGTATCTCCCCCGAGATCCTGCCGCGCATCTTCGATCCGTTCTTCACCACCAAGCCGGTAGGCAAGGGGACCGGCCTGGGGTTGTCGCTCTCCTACGGCATCGTCCAGAAACACGGCGGCACCATCGAGGTACGCAGCCAGCCGGGAGTCGGCAGCGCTTTCCGGATCGTGCTTCCCCTGGAATCACCCGGCAACCTGGGCGGAGCCCACGGAAATTAA
- a CDS encoding putative bifunctional diguanylate cyclase/phosphodiesterase: MATPPYPEDEHSRQAYVDQLGLLEEGADEVFEEILAAATSYFQTPIALISILDHQRQWFRASIGLDIRQTPRRDSFCAYAILGKGVFEVADATLDPRFRDNPYVQGEPRIRFYAGAPLATAEGLNLGSLCVIDREPRGPLAERDVAMLEHFARLVMARIHTLRSTNYIDEPTGLYNRLRLQEDVSLRLQRDGALTVIAADLLPLALLNTIIRTLGYPFSNDLMLEARDRIRAELPDFTLYKISPTRFGLLLPRQQQEETESVCLRLLRAFESPVVCRGIPIKANVGLGVLPLADDPLDGDQDWLRLVVSAADDARDRGVGWARYNPPLDQAQQRAFTLLTSLSQAIGTEEGFHLVYQPKIDLPTGRCTGVEALLRWRHPQLGFVSPAEFVPLAEKTALMRPLSDWVLRHAMAQLAQWNARNIPLRLAINVSASDMEDSSFLEEAVRLAKTYDIDLSALELEFTESVLIRDASAVGSVLLRARELGMGIAVDDFGTGYSNWTYLRDLPITAIKLDQSFTRDLAGSPKAQSVTQAVIGLASQLGYRVVAEGIETHDTFHLLQAWGCHEGQGYLIAQPMLPEQLEDWLRR; the protein is encoded by the coding sequence ATGGCAACCCCACCCTATCCCGAGGACGAGCATTCGAGACAGGCCTACGTCGACCAACTCGGTCTGCTGGAAGAAGGTGCGGACGAGGTATTCGAGGAAATCCTCGCCGCCGCTACGTCCTACTTCCAGACGCCCATCGCGCTCATTTCCATCCTCGACCATCAGCGCCAGTGGTTTCGCGCGAGCATCGGCCTCGATATCCGGCAGACGCCGCGACGGGATTCGTTCTGCGCCTATGCGATCCTGGGCAAGGGAGTATTCGAGGTGGCCGACGCCACCCTCGACCCGCGCTTCCGGGACAACCCCTATGTGCAAGGCGAACCGCGCATCCGCTTCTACGCCGGGGCTCCGCTGGCCACCGCGGAAGGTCTCAACCTCGGCAGCCTCTGCGTCATCGACCGGGAACCACGCGGGCCGCTGGCCGAGCGGGACGTCGCCATGCTCGAGCACTTCGCCCGGCTGGTGATGGCCCGTATCCATACGCTCCGCTCGACCAACTACATCGACGAGCCAACCGGCCTGTACAACCGTCTCCGCCTGCAGGAGGACGTTTCCCTGCGCCTGCAGCGCGACGGCGCCCTCACCGTGATCGCCGCCGACCTCCTGCCCCTCGCCCTGCTGAATACCATCATCCGTACGCTGGGCTATCCCTTTTCCAACGACCTCATGCTCGAGGCGCGCGACCGCATCCGCGCGGAACTGCCGGATTTCACTCTCTACAAGATCAGCCCGACGCGCTTCGGACTGCTCCTGCCACGGCAGCAACAGGAAGAAACCGAGTCGGTCTGCCTCCGCCTGCTGCGGGCCTTCGAAAGCCCCGTCGTATGTCGCGGGATCCCGATCAAGGCCAACGTGGGCCTCGGCGTACTACCGCTTGCCGACGATCCCCTCGACGGCGATCAGGACTGGCTGCGCCTGGTGGTCAGCGCGGCCGACGACGCCCGCGACCGCGGTGTCGGCTGGGCCCGCTACAACCCGCCGCTGGACCAGGCCCAGCAGCGTGCCTTCACATTGCTGACCTCGCTGTCCCAGGCGATCGGAACCGAAGAAGGCTTCCATCTGGTGTATCAGCCGAAAATCGACCTGCCGACAGGCAGGTGCACGGGCGTGGAAGCGCTGCTGCGCTGGCGGCACCCGCAACTCGGCTTCGTCAGCCCCGCCGAATTCGTGCCCCTGGCGGAGAAAACCGCACTGATGCGCCCCCTCAGCGACTGGGTGCTGCGCCATGCCATGGCCCAGCTGGCGCAATGGAACGCACGGAACATCCCGCTCAGGCTGGCGATCAACGTATCGGCATCGGACATGGAAGACAGCAGCTTCCTGGAAGAGGCCGTCAGACTCGCCAAAACCTACGACATCGACCTTTCCGCCCTCGAGCTGGAATTCACCGAAAGCGTACTCATCCGCGACGCCTCGGCGGTCGGCTCGGTGCTGCTGCGTGCCCGGGAGCTTGGCATGGGCATCGCGGTGGACGACTTCGGCACCGGCTACAGCAACTGGACCTACCTGCGCGATCTGCCAATCACCGCCATCAAGCTCGACCAATCGTTCACCCGCGACCTCGCCGGCTCGCCGAAGGCGCAGAGCGTCACCCAGGCGGTGATCGGCCTGGCCAGCCAGTTGGGTTATCGGGTGGTCGCGGAAGGCATCGAGACCCACGACACCTTCCACCTGCTGCAGGCCTGGGGCTGCCACGAGGGCCAGGGCTATCTGATCGCCCAGCCGATGCTGCCGGAGCAACTGGAGGACTGGCTGCGGCGTTAG